One Dama dama isolate Ldn47 chromosome 18, ASM3311817v1, whole genome shotgun sequence DNA window includes the following coding sequences:
- the LRRC61 gene encoding leucine-rich repeat-containing protein 61 isoform X2, with protein sequence MEPRGEKSGEADGVHVTPQLLKARSGEFSLESILLLKLRGLGLVDLGCLGDCLGLEWLDLSGNALTQLGPLASLRQLAVLNVADNRLTGLEPLAACENLQRLNAAGNLLAGPAQLQCLAGLRGLERLRLRDPLARLSNPLCASPCYWASVRELLPGLKVLDGERVSGRGSDFYQLCRDLDSSLRPGPGTPGPRLVEAQPWVEPSYWEAWPPRSSSILEEACRQFQDTVQECRDLDRQARDSLAQAERVLGPAGAAAASFVF encoded by the coding sequence ATGGAGCCTCGAGGCGAGAAGTCGGGAGAGGCCGACGGGGTGCACGTGACGCCCCAGCTGCTCAAGGCGCGCTCGGGCGAGTTCTCCCTGGAGTCCATCCTGCTGCTCAAGCTGcggggcctggggctggtggACCTGGGCTGCCTGGGGGACTGCCTGGGCCTCGAGTGGCTGGACCTGTCGGGCAACGCACTCACCCAGCTGGGCCCGCTGGCCTCCCTGCGGCAGCTGGCTGTGCTCAATGTGGCCGACAACCGGCTGACGGGCCTGGAGCCCCTGGCCGCCTGCGAGAACCTGCAGCGTCTCAACGCCGCGGGCAACCTGCTGGCCGGGCCCGCGCAGCTGCAGTGCCTGGCGGGGCTGCGGGGTCTGGAGCGCCTGCGGCTCCGAGACCCCTTGGCTCGGCTCAGCAACCCGCTGTGTGCCAGCCCCTGCTACTGGGCCTCAGTGCGCGAGCTGCTGCCCGGCCTGAAGGTCCTCGACGGCGAGCGTGTGAGCGGGCGCGGCAGTGACTTCTACCAGCTGTGCCGGGACCTCGACAGCTCCTTGCGCCCCGGCCCTGGCACCCCTGGCCCCCGGCTGGTGGAGGCCCAGCCCTGGGTGGAGCCCAGCTACTGGGAGGCCTGGCCCCCACGCAGTAGCTCCATCCTGGAGGAGGCCTGCCGCCAGTTCCAGGACACGGTGCAGGAGTGCCGCGACCTGGACCGCCAGGCCCGGGACAGCCTGGCCCAGGCGGAGCGGGTGCTCGGCCCCGCGGGTGCTGCCGCCGCCTCCTTCGTCTTCTGA
- the RARRES2 gene encoding retinoic acid receptor responder protein 2, translating to MWQLLLLLALGLGAMGLDRAELTEAQHRGLQVALEEFHKHPPVQWTFQVTSVDSAMDMLFPAGQFVKLEFKLQQTSCRKKDWRKADCKVKPNGRKRKCLACIKLDSKDQVLGRMVHCPIQTPVQRELEEAQETQCSRVEHAGEDPHSYYLPGQFAFIKALSP from the exons atgtggcagctgctgctcctgctggccCTGGGGCTGGGCGCCATGGGCTTGGACAGGGCGGAGCTCACGGAGGCCCAGCACCGGGGCCTGCAGGTGGCCCTGGAGGAGTTCCACAAGCATCCGCCTGTGCAGTGGACCTTTCAAGTGACCAGCGTGGACAGTGCCATGGACATG CTCTTCCCGGCTGGGCAGTTTGTGAAGCTGGAGTTCAAGCTCCAGCAGACGAGCTGTCGGAAGAAGGACTGGAGGAAAGCAGACTGCAAGGTCAAGCCCAATGGG AGAAAGCGGAAATGCCTGGCCTGCATCAAGCTGGACTCAAAGGATCAAGTCCTGGGCCGGATGGTGCACTGTCCCATACAGACGCCGGTTCAACGG gagctggaggaggcccaggagacccagtgcagcaggGTGGAGCATGCCGGCGAGGACCCCCACAGCTACTACCTCCCCGGACAGTTCGCCTTCATCAAAGCCTTGTCCCCCTGA
- the LRRC61 gene encoding leucine-rich repeat-containing protein 61 isoform X1, translating into MLSIHYGEQPRRKEPRTCWPLSGAARDASNLGPGRVEGATCGVISLLTASSTCVAAARPPSPPDPLGLMEPRGEKSGEADGVHVTPQLLKARSGEFSLESILLLKLRGLGLVDLGCLGDCLGLEWLDLSGNALTQLGPLASLRQLAVLNVADNRLTGLEPLAACENLQRLNAAGNLLAGPAQLQCLAGLRGLERLRLRDPLARLSNPLCASPCYWASVRELLPGLKVLDGERVSGRGSDFYQLCRDLDSSLRPGPGTPGPRLVEAQPWVEPSYWEAWPPRSSSILEEACRQFQDTVQECRDLDRQARDSLAQAERVLGPAGAAAASFVF; encoded by the exons ATGCTCTCAATCCACTATGGAGAGCAGCCTCGCAGAAAAGAGCCAA GGACCTGCTGGCCCTTGAGTGGGGCTGCCAGAGATGCGTCCAACCTGGGCCCAGGCCGAGTGGAGGGGGCGACCTGTGGGGTGATCAGCCTGCTGACCGCCAGCAGCACTTGCGTCGCAGCTGCCCGACCCCCCAGCCCCCCGGACCCACTTGGTCTCATGGAGCCTCGAGGCGAGAAGTCGGGAGAGGCCGACGGGGTGCACGTGACGCCCCAGCTGCTCAAGGCGCGCTCGGGCGAGTTCTCCCTGGAGTCCATCCTGCTGCTCAAGCTGcggggcctggggctggtggACCTGGGCTGCCTGGGGGACTGCCTGGGCCTCGAGTGGCTGGACCTGTCGGGCAACGCACTCACCCAGCTGGGCCCGCTGGCCTCCCTGCGGCAGCTGGCTGTGCTCAATGTGGCCGACAACCGGCTGACGGGCCTGGAGCCCCTGGCCGCCTGCGAGAACCTGCAGCGTCTCAACGCCGCGGGCAACCTGCTGGCCGGGCCCGCGCAGCTGCAGTGCCTGGCGGGGCTGCGGGGTCTGGAGCGCCTGCGGCTCCGAGACCCCTTGGCTCGGCTCAGCAACCCGCTGTGTGCCAGCCCCTGCTACTGGGCCTCAGTGCGCGAGCTGCTGCCCGGCCTGAAGGTCCTCGACGGCGAGCGTGTGAGCGGGCGCGGCAGTGACTTCTACCAGCTGTGCCGGGACCTCGACAGCTCCTTGCGCCCCGGCCCTGGCACCCCTGGCCCCCGGCTGGTGGAGGCCCAGCCCTGGGTGGAGCCCAGCTACTGGGAGGCCTGGCCCCCACGCAGTAGCTCCATCCTGGAGGAGGCCTGCCGCCAGTTCCAGGACACGGTGCAGGAGTGCCGCGACCTGGACCGCCAGGCCCGGGACAGCCTGGCCCAGGCGGAGCGGGTGCTCGGCCCCGCGGGTGCTGCCGCCGCCTCCTTCGTCTTCTGA